One Prinia subflava isolate CZ2003 ecotype Zambia chromosome 8, Cam_Psub_1.2, whole genome shotgun sequence DNA window includes the following coding sequences:
- the HAUS8 gene encoding HAUS augmin-like complex subunit 8 isoform X2 — MHSEGNSTAAGGQTPKTTRKGGRFVQSRYLQFDKKDSKKVPRVPSSDVAQRKDASSSSSSSNTSLSSSRTKARSVPSQKRQTSAGADHSSLNQSGFEKGDLQSTLLDEGKMKLPDLDISAIHDKSDSKKSSCSESASGEDSEINKTSRVSDKKTRDSRDVMAELESETLLLTFLRIKAEKRVAKVEEIAEKDLLMLCEEKRREQRRLWELKREVLLKETEEKLNETLDKQIEVLSPLVAVCEQFKEQYKSFAASLDATRHELPIKNIHVEGDKQTYLDELGKQLMITQELLTEVMPNHSEDCEKALGALKELKEVSQQLSKGLQRSFTDVQDLSFAASKEVSLHNQYVCEENHGLDVVKHWYFN; from the exons ATGCACTCGGAGGGCAACAGCACGGCGGCGGGCGGACAAACGCCTAAAACTACGCGGAAAG GAGGAAGATTCGTGCAGTCTCGCTACCTGCAGTTCGATAAGAAAGATAGCAAGAAGGTGCCGAGAGTGCCGAGCTCAGACGTCGCtcagagaaag gaTGCTTCGTCAAGTTCCTCTTCATCAAATACTTCTCTGTCGTCTTCTAGAACTAAAGCAAGATCGGTTCCTTCTCAGAAACGCCAAACTTCTGCTG GTGCTGACCACAGCTCCTTAAATCAGAGTGGTTTTGAGAAGGGTGACTTGCAGTCCACTTTATTGGATGAAGGCAAAATGAAGCTCCCAGACCTTGATATTTCTGCTATTCATG ATAAAAGTGACTCCAAGAAGAGTTCTTGTTCAGAATCAGCTTCAGGAGAAGATTCAGAGATAAACAAAACAAGCAGAGTCTCTGATAAG aaaactcGTGATTCTCGTGATGTGATGGCAGAGCTGGAATCTGAGACACTGCTTTTAACTTTCCTAAGAATAAAG GCAGAAAAAAGGGTTGCCAAGGTGGAGGAAATAGCAGAAAAAGACTTGCTAATGTTGTGTGAAGAAAAGCGGAGAGAACAGAGGCGGCTCTGGGAGCTGAAACGTGAAGTTCTGCTCAAGGAGACAGAGGAGAAGCTCAATGAAACATTAGACAAACAG ATAGAAGTGCTGTCTCCCCTCGTGGCTGTGTGTGAGCAGTTTAAAGAGCAGTACAAAAGCTTTGCAGCTTCCCTGGATGCTACGAGACACGAGTTACCCATAAAGAACATTCACGTTGAAGGAGATAAGCAAACCTACCTTG ATGAACTGGGAAAGCAATTAATGATCACACAGGAGCTTCTGACAGAAGTTATGCCAAACCACTCAGAGGATTGTGAAAAAGCTCTTGGTGCATTGAAGGAGCTTAAAGAAGTGTCCCAGCAGCTGAGTAAAGGGCTTCAAAG GAGCTTCACAGATGTGCAGGACCTGTCGTTTGCAGCCAGTAAAGAAGTTTCTCTGCATAACCAATATGTGTGTGAAGAGAATCATGGATTAGATGTTGTGAAACACTGGTATTTCAACTGA
- the HAUS8 gene encoding HAUS augmin-like complex subunit 8 isoform X1, with product MHSEGNSTAAGGQTPKTTRKGGRFVQSRYLQFDKKDSKKVPRVPSSDVAQRKAKKDASSSSSSSNTSLSSSRTKARSVPSQKRQTSAGADHSSLNQSGFEKGDLQSTLLDEGKMKLPDLDISAIHDKSDSKKSSCSESASGEDSEINKTSRVSDKKTRDSRDVMAELESETLLLTFLRIKAEKRVAKVEEIAEKDLLMLCEEKRREQRRLWELKREVLLKETEEKLNETLDKQIEVLSPLVAVCEQFKEQYKSFAASLDATRHELPIKNIHVEGDKQTYLDELGKQLMITQELLTEVMPNHSEDCEKALGALKELKEVSQQLSKGLQRSFTDVQDLSFAASKEVSLHNQYVCEENHGLDVVKHWYFN from the exons ATGCACTCGGAGGGCAACAGCACGGCGGCGGGCGGACAAACGCCTAAAACTACGCGGAAAG GAGGAAGATTCGTGCAGTCTCGCTACCTGCAGTTCGATAAGAAAGATAGCAAGAAGGTGCCGAGAGTGCCGAGCTCAGACGTCGCtcagagaaaggcaaaaaag gaTGCTTCGTCAAGTTCCTCTTCATCAAATACTTCTCTGTCGTCTTCTAGAACTAAAGCAAGATCGGTTCCTTCTCAGAAACGCCAAACTTCTGCTG GTGCTGACCACAGCTCCTTAAATCAGAGTGGTTTTGAGAAGGGTGACTTGCAGTCCACTTTATTGGATGAAGGCAAAATGAAGCTCCCAGACCTTGATATTTCTGCTATTCATG ATAAAAGTGACTCCAAGAAGAGTTCTTGTTCAGAATCAGCTTCAGGAGAAGATTCAGAGATAAACAAAACAAGCAGAGTCTCTGATAAG aaaactcGTGATTCTCGTGATGTGATGGCAGAGCTGGAATCTGAGACACTGCTTTTAACTTTCCTAAGAATAAAG GCAGAAAAAAGGGTTGCCAAGGTGGAGGAAATAGCAGAAAAAGACTTGCTAATGTTGTGTGAAGAAAAGCGGAGAGAACAGAGGCGGCTCTGGGAGCTGAAACGTGAAGTTCTGCTCAAGGAGACAGAGGAGAAGCTCAATGAAACATTAGACAAACAG ATAGAAGTGCTGTCTCCCCTCGTGGCTGTGTGTGAGCAGTTTAAAGAGCAGTACAAAAGCTTTGCAGCTTCCCTGGATGCTACGAGACACGAGTTACCCATAAAGAACATTCACGTTGAAGGAGATAAGCAAACCTACCTTG ATGAACTGGGAAAGCAATTAATGATCACACAGGAGCTTCTGACAGAAGTTATGCCAAACCACTCAGAGGATTGTGAAAAAGCTCTTGGTGCATTGAAGGAGCTTAAAGAAGTGTCCCAGCAGCTGAGTAAAGGGCTTCAAAG GAGCTTCACAGATGTGCAGGACCTGTCGTTTGCAGCCAGTAAAGAAGTTTCTCTGCATAACCAATATGTGTGTGAAGAGAATCATGGATTAGATGTTGTGAAACACTGGTATTTCAACTGA